The following coding sequences are from one Thermoplasmata archaeon window:
- a CDS encoding 4-phosphopantoate--beta-alanine ligase, whose product MKIPRSHPRYESLVRREKLVQAWRDGIVVPEGLIAQGRGEAFDYLFGEETTAPALVAEKAAAAILLTAKRPAISVNGNVAALASREVTRLARAIPARVEVNLFHRTEARVARITRRLRRAGIKHVLGPRPDARIPGLESKRALCHREGIFSADAVLVPLEDGDRTEALVRMGKKVISIDLNPLSRTSQRASVPVVDELTRALGNIEKFIAELRADPKEARRIAREYDRAGNLRATFDYLGWRLRGLKAKRRPRGMFR is encoded by the coding sequence ATGAAGATTCCGAGGTCCCACCCACGGTACGAGTCCCTGGTGCGCCGCGAGAAGCTCGTCCAGGCGTGGCGCGACGGCATTGTCGTACCGGAGGGGCTCATCGCCCAGGGCCGCGGGGAGGCGTTCGACTACCTATTCGGGGAGGAAACGACGGCCCCCGCACTCGTCGCGGAGAAAGCCGCGGCGGCGATCCTCCTGACCGCCAAGCGACCCGCAATTTCCGTGAACGGAAATGTGGCCGCGCTGGCCTCCCGGGAAGTGACCCGCCTCGCGCGCGCGATTCCCGCCCGCGTCGAAGTCAACCTGTTCCATCGCACGGAGGCCCGCGTGGCGCGCATCACGAGGAGGCTGCGGCGCGCGGGAATCAAGCACGTCCTCGGCCCTCGGCCCGACGCGCGGATCCCGGGGTTGGAGTCCAAGCGCGCCCTGTGCCACCGCGAGGGGATCTTCTCCGCGGACGCGGTCCTCGTCCCCTTGGAGGACGGTGATCGTACGGAGGCCCTCGTCCGCATGGGGAAGAAAGTCATCAGCATCGACCTCAACCCGCTCTCTCGAACGTCGCAGAGGGCGAGCGTCCCCGTGGTGGACGAACTCACCCGGGCGCTCGGGAACATCGAGAAGTTCATTGCGGAGCTGCGCGCGGACCCCAAGGAAGCGCGGAGGATCGCCCGCGAATACGACCGGGCGGGCAACCTCCGCGCGACCTTCGACTACCTGGGGTGGCGACTGCGGGGTCTCAAGGCGAAACGCCGCCCGCGCGGTATGTTCAGGTGA